A region of Candidatus Eisenbacteria bacterium DNA encodes the following proteins:
- a CDS encoding hemolysin family protein: MSFFLLVLFGILLAFSAFFSASETSLFSIRTVELSALADAGGRTGRRIVRAMEKPSHVLTTIIVGNTLVNVASAAIATAIFGMLMGPRGLGVAIVVDAVLVLIFGEIVPKTIAVSFPLPIARVLIGPLSVVMGFFGPVTHGVASFSNFVLSSLGLVGRNELEQRPAVGLGELRMLMHEVDEVEGFTREERRIAMNILEFAETRAEEIMTPRVDIVAVPHDASREDVARLMRKAKHSRIPVCRKNIDNVVGFVSTKEFFLWPDRPIERLIKPVLFVPSCRKLEGLLHEMQGKGTLMTIVVNEHGETLGLITKEDILEEIVGEIYDEFEADQVPVRRLADGGILADGRASLDLVREELGLRLADTGAVTLSGFIFERLGELPSKGAGFEHSGYRFEVLDVKRNRVTRCRVKRL, translated from the coding sequence ATGTCCTTCTTCTTACTCGTTCTGTTTGGAATCCTGTTGGCTTTCTCCGCTTTTTTCTCTGCGTCCGAGACTTCGCTGTTTTCGATAAGGACCGTGGAGCTGAGTGCGCTCGCCGATGCCGGGGGACGAACCGGCCGGCGCATCGTTCGTGCGATGGAGAAACCCAGCCACGTCCTCACCACCATAATCGTCGGCAACACGCTCGTGAACGTGGCGAGCGCCGCCATCGCGACGGCGATATTTGGAATGCTGATGGGTCCGAGAGGGCTCGGCGTAGCGATAGTCGTTGATGCCGTCCTGGTCCTCATCTTTGGGGAAATCGTGCCCAAGACCATCGCCGTCAGCTTCCCTCTGCCGATTGCCAGGGTTCTCATCGGCCCCCTGAGCGTTGTCATGGGATTCTTCGGACCCGTTACTCATGGAGTCGCCTCCTTCTCCAATTTCGTTCTCTCTTCGCTGGGCCTGGTGGGCCGGAATGAGCTTGAGCAAAGACCGGCCGTGGGACTCGGCGAACTCAGAATGCTGATGCACGAGGTGGATGAGGTCGAGGGTTTCACCAGGGAAGAGAGGCGAATCGCCATGAACATTCTGGAATTCGCCGAAACACGCGCGGAAGAGATAATGACTCCCAGGGTGGACATCGTGGCTGTTCCGCACGATGCGAGCAGGGAGGACGTCGCGCGTCTCATGCGCAAGGCCAAGCACAGCAGGATTCCTGTCTGCAGGAAAAACATAGACAACGTCGTAGGCTTTGTCAGTACGAAGGAGTTCTTCCTTTGGCCCGACAGGCCCATCGAACGGCTCATAAAGCCCGTCCTGTTCGTTCCCTCGTGCAGGAAGCTCGAGGGACTTCTCCACGAGATGCAGGGGAAGGGCACGCTGATGACAATAGTGGTGAACGAACACGGAGAGACGCTGGGTCTGATCACGAAGGAAGACATCCTTGAAGAGATCGTGGGGGAGATCTACGACGAATTCGAGGCCGACCAGGTTCCCGTGCGTCGCCTCGCGGATGGCGGAATTCTTGCAGACGGCCGCGCCAGTCTTGATCTGGTCCGTGAAGAGCTCGGCCTGAGACTGGCGGACACCGGAGCAGTCACGTTGAGCGGGTTCATCTTCGAGAGGCTCGGCGAGCTGCCCTCCAAGGGGGCCGGCTTCGAGCACTCGGGTTACAGGTTTGAAGTTCTGGACGTCAAGAGAAACAGGGTGACCCGGTGCAGGGTCAAGAGATTGTAG
- the uvrA gene encoding excinuclease ABC subunit UvrA: MEEWIRIKGARQHNLKCIDVAIPIGKITAITGVSGSGKSTLAFDTLYAEGQRRYVESVSSYTRQFLERMSRPEVDSIEGLRPAVAIGGSEAPRSARSTVGTATETYDYLRLLFARIGKTYCGECGIEVVSHTVQTAVDTILNHKAQVVLIAFPLGRFESREFSKIARHLKASGFLRVHSGGKVFELEDLRPADVRRLRDVLVLVDRIRVDDQNAERLADSMTTAFEKGGGKAAVVTEENGILRFDRSFRCNVCGREYPESTPLLFSFNSPYGACKRCRGFGNVLEFDPELVVPDGNKSLSEGAIAPWAGQWKPHFLWEFKKLRRKIEVPLDVPFKKLSEEQRNVLLHGTKGFAGVMPFLERLKKKSYKSNARFLVKRFQRPVVCEECNGVRLRREALNVRVGGRDIAAVASMDVGRAVEFFSSLPLTPYEEQVAGRILSEIRSRLHFLKEVGLSYITLDRLSRTLSGGELRRIEIGNALGSGLVDSLYVLDEPTTGLHARDGERLVSVLKHLSRTGNTVVVVEHDRDVVRASDWIVDLGPLAGKRGGELVYQGDLPGLLDNDESLTGRYLSGKEKVHVTGRRRKPGAHAIVIRGAREHNLKDLTIEIPVGLFVCVTGVSGSGKSTLVSDILYRQLAFEKGRSVLKAGAHAKLEGGRLISDVRLVDQTPIGKTPRSNPVTYANAFGPIREIFASSIESRRRKYTPGTFSFNVPGGRCETCQGVGSTKVEMYFLADVFVTCDSCGGARYKQAILDIEYRGKNISQVLDLTVDEAISFFSGHPAACEKLWILKTVGLGYLTLGQPANALSGGEAQRLKIAAELLESGARDVLYVLDEPTVGLHPADVKNLVEVLHKLVDRGNTVVVVEHNVELIASADHCIDLGPEGGDEGGYVVACGTPEEIAEAEGSYTGKYLSRYLGVSSRGTSGRPSRSRK, encoded by the coding sequence ATGGAAGAGTGGATAAGAATAAAGGGTGCACGTCAGCACAATCTCAAGTGCATCGACGTCGCGATTCCGATCGGCAAGATAACCGCGATTACCGGCGTCAGCGGTTCCGGGAAATCGACGCTGGCATTTGACACTCTTTACGCGGAGGGGCAGCGCCGGTACGTCGAATCCGTGTCGAGCTACACGAGACAGTTTCTGGAAAGGATGTCCCGACCCGAAGTAGACTCGATCGAGGGATTGAGACCCGCCGTCGCGATAGGCGGGTCGGAAGCCCCAAGAAGCGCGCGTTCCACCGTGGGCACTGCAACGGAGACCTACGACTACTTGAGGCTCCTCTTCGCGAGAATCGGCAAGACCTACTGCGGCGAGTGCGGAATCGAAGTGGTGTCCCACACGGTTCAGACCGCCGTCGACACGATCTTGAACCACAAGGCGCAAGTCGTCCTCATTGCATTTCCTCTTGGTCGTTTTGAATCCAGAGAATTCTCCAAGATTGCCCGGCATCTCAAGGCCTCCGGTTTCCTGCGCGTCCATTCCGGCGGGAAGGTCTTCGAGCTGGAAGATCTCAGGCCGGCGGACGTTCGAAGACTGCGCGACGTTCTGGTGCTCGTCGACCGCATCCGAGTAGACGATCAAAACGCCGAGAGGCTCGCCGATTCGATGACCACCGCCTTTGAGAAAGGCGGCGGCAAGGCCGCCGTCGTCACGGAAGAGAACGGAATCCTCAGATTCGACAGGAGTTTCAGATGCAACGTCTGCGGGCGGGAATACCCGGAGTCGACGCCGTTGCTTTTCTCTTTCAACAGCCCGTACGGTGCATGCAAGCGCTGTCGCGGATTCGGCAACGTTCTCGAGTTCGACCCAGAGCTCGTGGTGCCTGACGGAAACAAGAGCCTTTCCGAGGGCGCAATCGCTCCGTGGGCGGGGCAATGGAAGCCCCATTTCCTGTGGGAATTCAAGAAGCTCCGCCGGAAGATCGAAGTGCCCCTCGACGTTCCTTTCAAGAAGCTGAGTGAAGAACAGAGGAACGTCCTGCTTCACGGCACGAAAGGTTTCGCCGGCGTGATGCCTTTTCTCGAGAGGCTCAAGAAGAAGAGCTACAAGAGCAACGCACGTTTTCTTGTGAAGAGGTTCCAGCGACCCGTCGTGTGTGAAGAGTGTAACGGAGTGCGACTGAGGCGAGAGGCCCTGAATGTCAGGGTGGGTGGCCGGGACATCGCAGCAGTCGCGTCAATGGACGTGGGCAGAGCAGTGGAATTCTTCTCGTCCCTCCCCTTGACTCCCTACGAGGAACAGGTGGCAGGTCGGATACTATCCGAGATCAGGTCCCGGCTGCATTTTCTCAAGGAGGTCGGCCTGAGCTACATCACGCTGGACAGGCTTTCCAGGACTCTCTCGGGAGGAGAGCTGAGAAGAATTGAGATAGGCAATGCGCTGGGTTCCGGACTCGTGGATTCTCTCTACGTTCTGGATGAGCCCACGACGGGGCTTCATGCAAGAGACGGCGAGAGACTTGTTTCCGTCCTCAAGCATCTGAGCCGCACCGGCAACACGGTCGTAGTCGTCGAGCATGACAGAGACGTTGTTCGCGCGTCAGACTGGATTGTCGACCTCGGTCCGCTCGCGGGCAAGAGAGGAGGGGAGTTGGTGTACCAGGGAGACCTGCCGGGGCTTCTGGACAACGACGAGTCCCTCACCGGTCGATACCTCAGCGGAAAAGAAAAAGTCCACGTCACCGGACGACGCAGAAAGCCGGGCGCGCACGCAATAGTTATCAGAGGCGCCAGAGAGCACAATCTCAAAGATCTGACGATAGAGATTCCGGTCGGGCTCTTTGTTTGTGTGACGGGAGTGTCCGGCTCGGGTAAGAGCACGCTGGTATCGGACATACTTTACAGGCAACTTGCATTTGAGAAGGGAAGAAGCGTTCTCAAGGCAGGCGCTCATGCCAAGCTTGAAGGCGGACGCCTGATAAGCGACGTACGACTCGTGGATCAGACTCCGATCGGGAAGACGCCCCGCTCGAATCCGGTCACCTACGCGAACGCGTTCGGCCCCATCAGAGAGATCTTTGCCTCGTCCATAGAATCAAGAAGAAGGAAATACACACCAGGCACTTTCTCCTTCAACGTTCCGGGCGGCAGATGCGAGACTTGTCAGGGCGTCGGAAGCACGAAGGTGGAGATGTATTTCCTTGCGGACGTGTTCGTGACTTGTGACAGTTGTGGAGGCGCGAGATACAAGCAGGCGATCCTGGACATAGAGTATCGGGGGAAGAACATAAGTCAGGTGCTCGATCTCACCGTTGACGAGGCGATATCGTTTTTCTCCGGCCACCCCGCTGCCTGCGAGAAGCTCTGGATTCTCAAGACGGTGGGCCTGGGCTACTTGACACTCGGCCAGCCTGCCAACGCTCTTTCCGGAGGCGAGGCTCAGAGACTCAAGATAGCGGCGGAACTACTTGAGTCCGGCGCGAGAGATGTGCTTTACGTTCTCGACGAACCTACGGTCGGATTGCATCCGGCGGACGTCAAGAACCTCGTCGAAGTCCTGCACAAACTGGTCGACAGGGGAAACACGGTGGTCGTGGTCGAGCACAACGTCGAACTCATTGCCTCCGCGGATCACTGCATTGACTTGGGACCGGAGGGAGGAGACGAAGGCGGGTATGTCGTGGCTTGCGGGACGCCCGAGGAAATTGCCGAGGCGGAAGGCTCGTACACCGGGAAATATCTCAGCCGATACCTGGGAGTCTCGAGCCGCGGAACTTCAGGCCGACCATCACGTAGTCGAAAGTGA
- a CDS encoding radical SAM protein, translated as MPLVYPSYLNLLEGGSLKARARDAMEILRKCALCPRRCGVDRTRDVIGKCRATRTVMVSSHNDHHGEEPPISGQRGSGAIFLTNCDLECIYCQNYPISQLGHGNEASERELARMMLSLQERGCHNINFVTPTHYMPQILSALAVAAEQGLRLPVVYNTSGYELVEVLRLLDGIVDVYMPDMRYASDEMALKYSNAPGYATHNREAVKEMHRQVGDLQIDDNGVAVRGIVIRLLVLPGSISGTEETLEFIAEEISRGSFISLMAQYFPAHKAGLHPPLDRKITRDEYAKALKKMHELGLTEGWAQRLV; from the coding sequence TTGCCGCTTGTTTACCCATCTTACCTTAACCTGCTTGAGGGTGGAAGCCTAAAAGCTCGCGCCCGGGATGCGATGGAGATCCTGCGGAAGTGCGCCCTTTGCCCCAGGAGGTGCGGTGTCGACAGAACACGGGACGTGATCGGGAAGTGCCGTGCGACCCGGACCGTGATGGTCTCGAGCCACAACGATCACCACGGCGAGGAACCCCCCATCTCGGGCCAGAGAGGCTCCGGCGCGATCTTCCTCACCAACTGCGATCTCGAGTGCATCTACTGCCAGAACTATCCCATAAGCCAGCTGGGTCACGGAAACGAAGCCTCCGAACGCGAGCTTGCGAGGATGATGCTCTCTCTCCAGGAACGGGGATGTCATAACATCAACTTCGTGACCCCCACCCACTACATGCCGCAGATACTGTCCGCGTTGGCGGTGGCTGCCGAACAAGGACTCCGGCTCCCCGTCGTATACAACACGAGCGGGTATGAGCTGGTCGAGGTCTTGAGGCTACTCGACGGGATCGTCGACGTCTACATGCCGGACATGAGATACGCCAGCGACGAGATGGCTCTCAAGTACTCGAATGCTCCCGGCTATGCGACCCACAACCGAGAGGCCGTCAAGGAAATGCACAGACAGGTTGGGGACCTGCAGATTGACGACAACGGGGTTGCCGTCAGGGGGATAGTCATCAGGCTTCTCGTTCTTCCCGGCTCGATAAGCGGCACCGAAGAGACGCTGGAGTTCATTGCGGAGGAGATTTCCCGCGGCAGTTTCATTAGCCTGATGGCTCAGTATTTTCCGGCGCACAAGGCCGGCCTTCACCCCCCGCTTGACAGGAAGATCACGCGAGACGAATATGCAAAGGCGTTGAAGAAGATGCACGAACTGGGATTGACTGAAGGCTGGGCTCAGCGGCTGGTCTAG
- a CDS encoding replication-associated recombination protein A has product MELFSSETTPPKQAGAPLADRMRPRSLEEFVGQEHIVGPGKVLRKAIENDEIQSVIFWGPPGTGKTTLARIIANMTDSHFAAFSAVTSGVKEIREVIARSTVERKRSGRRTILFVDEIHRFNKAQQDAFLPHVENGTIVLIGATTENPSFEVISALLSRSKVFVLRPLSTPELELVLERATIDQERGLASFFPVVERDAISFLAGTANGDARVALNALELAVLTTAPDAGGRRTITLAAAQDAMQKRSLLYDKEGEEHYNIISALHKSMRGGDPDASLYWLARMLEAGEDPLYVARRLVRFASEDVGNADPQALLVAVAAKEAVHFIGMPEGNTALAQTVIYLATAPKSNAVYEAYQKVQKDVAEGENPPVPLQIRNAPTGLMKELGYGKDYKYPHDSPDKVVDQEYFPEALTGRQYYRPGDTGFESVIKERMEEWREKRQALRRSPGKPE; this is encoded by the coding sequence ATGGAGCTTTTTTCTTCCGAAACGACCCCGCCGAAGCAGGCCGGCGCGCCTCTCGCCGACAGGATGAGGCCTCGCTCCCTGGAGGAATTCGTCGGTCAGGAGCACATAGTCGGGCCCGGCAAGGTGCTCAGGAAGGCCATCGAGAATGACGAAATCCAGTCGGTCATATTCTGGGGGCCTCCGGGGACCGGCAAGACGACGCTCGCCCGCATCATAGCCAACATGACCGATTCTCACTTCGCGGCATTCAGCGCGGTGACTTCCGGTGTGAAGGAGATTCGGGAGGTCATTGCAAGGTCCACTGTGGAGAGAAAGCGCTCGGGACGAAGGACGATTCTTTTCGTTGACGAGATCCACAGGTTCAACAAGGCTCAACAGGACGCTTTTCTTCCTCACGTGGAAAACGGGACCATCGTGTTGATAGGCGCAACGACTGAGAATCCGTCTTTCGAGGTCATCTCGGCGCTTCTTTCTCGCTCGAAAGTGTTTGTCCTCCGTCCGCTCAGTACTCCGGAGCTCGAACTTGTGCTCGAGAGGGCGACGATTGACCAAGAGCGAGGGCTTGCCTCCTTCTTCCCGGTCGTGGAACGAGACGCAATCAGTTTTCTTGCAGGCACCGCAAACGGAGACGCAAGAGTTGCCTTGAACGCCCTTGAGCTGGCCGTTCTGACCACCGCACCGGATGCGGGGGGACGGCGCACGATCACGCTGGCCGCGGCCCAGGACGCCATGCAGAAACGGTCCCTTCTTTATGACAAGGAAGGGGAGGAGCACTACAACATCATCTCGGCGCTTCACAAGAGCATGAGAGGCGGCGACCCCGACGCGTCCCTCTATTGGCTCGCCCGGATGCTCGAAGCGGGAGAAGACCCTCTGTACGTCGCGCGTCGTCTGGTGCGTTTCGCCTCCGAGGACGTGGGGAACGCCGATCCCCAAGCCCTGCTCGTGGCCGTCGCGGCCAAAGAGGCCGTTCATTTCATCGGAATGCCGGAGGGCAATACTGCTCTGGCCCAGACGGTCATCTACCTGGCAACGGCCCCGAAGAGTAACGCCGTCTACGAAGCGTATCAGAAAGTCCAGAAAGACGTAGCGGAAGGCGAGAATCCCCCCGTTCCTCTGCAAATACGGAATGCTCCGACCGGACTCATGAAAGAGCTCGGATACGGCAAGGATTACAAGTACCCTCACGATTCTCCCGACAAGGTGGTGGACCAAGAGTACTTCCCGGAGGCTCTGACGGGCAGGCAATACTATCGTCCAGGCGACACGGGCTTCGAGTCTGTGATAAAGGAGAGGATGGAAGAGTGGAGGGAGAAGAGGCAGGCCTTGCGTCGCAGTCCCGGGAAGCCTGAGTGA
- the galE gene encoding UDP-glucose 4-epimerase GalE: MNVLVTGGAGYIGSVLVEILVKKGHSVVVFDNLSTGHKDAVHSSARFVAGDLADASEVEGLFSENAFNCVMHLASPSLVEESLRAPEKYYWSELVCGLNLLTAMMRFGTKRIVFSSSASVYGEPDAVPITEDAPTRPVNPYGECKLGFERMLHWFRVAHGLNYISFRYFNAAGATESHGELHDPETHLVPLVLKTAKGQREAVEIFGTDYPTPDGTCVRDYVHVLDLAEAHVLGMDALVRGKHGIFNLGNGEGYSVEEVISVASKVTGVAISKRSVGRRMGDPAKLVASPERAKSELGWVPQHTSLREIVESAWNWLAAFPSGYDK, from the coding sequence ATGAACGTTTTGGTCACCGGCGGAGCAGGCTACATAGGTAGCGTGCTGGTAGAGATCCTCGTGAAGAAAGGGCATTCAGTCGTTGTTTTTGACAACCTTTCAACCGGGCACAAGGACGCGGTCCATTCTTCGGCCCGATTCGTTGCGGGAGATCTCGCAGACGCGAGCGAGGTTGAAGGGCTCTTCAGCGAGAACGCGTTCAATTGCGTCATGCATCTGGCGAGCCCTAGCCTTGTGGAAGAGTCGTTGCGCGCTCCCGAAAAGTACTACTGGAGTGAGCTGGTATGCGGGCTCAATCTTCTTACTGCAATGATGCGCTTTGGCACCAAACGGATCGTGTTCTCGTCTTCCGCGTCCGTGTATGGAGAGCCCGATGCCGTGCCGATCACAGAAGACGCGCCGACAAGACCAGTGAACCCCTACGGAGAGTGCAAGCTGGGCTTTGAGAGAATGCTGCACTGGTTTAGGGTCGCGCATGGGCTCAACTACATTTCCTTCCGTTACTTCAACGCCGCAGGCGCAACTGAGAGCCACGGCGAGCTCCACGACCCGGAGACACATCTTGTTCCGCTCGTGCTCAAGACGGCGAAGGGACAGCGGGAGGCGGTAGAGATCTTCGGTACCGACTATCCGACTCCAGATGGCACATGCGTGAGGGACTACGTCCACGTGCTTGATCTGGCCGAGGCGCACGTCCTCGGGATGGACGCACTCGTGCGAGGCAAACACGGGATTTTTAACCTCGGTAACGGCGAAGGATATTCCGTCGAGGAGGTCATTTCGGTCGCCAGCAAGGTGACCGGAGTCGCGATTTCTAAGAGAAGCGTCGGGCGCAGAATGGGAGATCCCGCCAAGCTGGTTGCGAGCCCGGAGAGGGCCAAGAGCGAGCTGGGATGGGTCCCCCAGCATACGTCTCTCCGCGAAATCGTTGAGAGCGCCTGGAACTGGCTGGCAGCATTTCCCTCCGGTTATGATAAATGA
- a CDS encoding hemolysin family protein, whose amino-acid sequence MSPSTLAGLIVIAACVCLSAFFSGSETGVVSLNRIRLRHMIRSGDKRAERLSKLLVQQEGVLAATLIGTNLFNIIAAAVATVLLARNFGAASAIFSTLIVTPILVVFAEVIPKSYFRLRADTAMLSVCRPLSAATFVLTPFVRLTSFFVRSLFTFTGATKRSPFVTREELKSIVRESAERGALRLRERDMLQGVLNFSKTVARDVMIPLREVASIEEKAGVGELGELVRSRGHTRIPVYRERVDEVVGFINVFDVLYDEDRGDGMSRFVRPIPVVPEIKRLDRLLIEMLRARVPIALVVDELGTCAGIVTVEDIIGEIMGELVDEHDAVVEQIRAVGDNEYVIDARTSIDDLNEHFKLGLPKEGYETLGGFILKVLGKLPQTGEQVTRGPAIFEVTDVHRYGIRKIKMTLTAN is encoded by the coding sequence ATGTCACCTTCGACGCTCGCGGGACTCATCGTCATAGCCGCCTGTGTGTGCCTGAGCGCCTTTTTCTCCGGGAGCGAGACCGGCGTGGTCTCACTGAACCGGATTCGCCTCAGGCACATGATCCGCTCAGGAGACAAGAGGGCCGAGAGGCTCTCGAAGCTTCTGGTGCAGCAGGAGGGAGTCCTTGCCGCGACGCTCATAGGCACGAACCTGTTCAACATCATCGCTGCGGCGGTTGCGACGGTTCTTCTCGCCCGCAACTTCGGAGCCGCGTCGGCGATTTTCTCGACACTCATCGTGACTCCAATCCTGGTCGTCTTTGCGGAAGTCATTCCGAAGTCGTATTTCAGACTCAGGGCGGACACTGCGATGCTGAGCGTGTGTCGTCCCCTCTCCGCCGCCACCTTCGTGCTGACGCCTTTTGTGCGGCTCACGTCCTTCTTCGTGAGATCACTCTTCACCTTCACTGGTGCGACAAAGAGAAGCCCTTTTGTAACCAGGGAGGAATTGAAGAGCATAGTGAGAGAGAGTGCGGAAAGGGGCGCACTGCGACTGAGAGAGCGCGACATGCTGCAGGGGGTGTTGAATTTCAGCAAGACCGTGGCCAGAGACGTGATGATTCCTTTGCGCGAGGTGGCCTCGATAGAAGAGAAGGCCGGAGTAGGAGAACTCGGAGAGCTGGTGAGGAGCAGGGGACATACTCGAATCCCCGTCTACAGGGAGAGGGTGGACGAGGTCGTAGGCTTCATCAACGTTTTCGATGTTCTCTACGACGAGGATCGCGGAGACGGCATGTCGAGGTTCGTCAGACCCATCCCTGTCGTGCCGGAGATAAAGAGGCTTGACAGACTGTTGATAGAGATGCTCCGGGCGAGAGTACCCATCGCCCTGGTCGTGGACGAACTCGGCACGTGCGCCGGGATCGTCACCGTCGAGGACATCATAGGAGAAATAATGGGCGAACTCGTCGACGAGCACGACGCCGTCGTGGAACAGATTCGAGCGGTGGGGGACAACGAGTACGTGATCGACGCGAGAACCTCGATCGACGACCTCAACGAACACTTCAAGCTCGGCCTGCCCAAAGAGGGCTACGAGACCCTGGGCGGCTTCATACTCAAGGTACTCGGCAAGCTTCCGCAGACAGGCGAACAAGTCACTCGCGGCCCCGCCATCTTCGAAGTGACCGATGTGCACCGCTACGGAATCAGAAAGATCAAGATGACGCTGACGGCGAACTGA
- a CDS encoding secondary thiamine-phosphate synthase enzyme YjbQ, with amino-acid sequence MDVIDVSTHSRTEMIDVTRQVAECVRKSGVEEGTCTIYVPHTTAAVTVNEGADPSVKADVINMLNRLVPFEGGYSHAEGNSAAHIKSTIVGVSRTVPIKDGAPALGTWQSIFFCEFDGPRRREIYVTTLGKA; translated from the coding sequence ATGGACGTCATAGACGTGAGCACTCATTCAAGGACGGAAATGATAGACGTCACGAGGCAGGTCGCCGAATGCGTGCGCAAATCCGGCGTGGAAGAAGGAACATGCACGATCTACGTGCCGCACACCACGGCGGCCGTCACAGTAAACGAGGGAGCAGACCCTTCCGTGAAGGCCGACGTCATCAACATGCTGAACCGCCTCGTGCCTTTTGAGGGCGGCTACTCGCACGCCGAAGGGAACTCCGCCGCTCACATCAAATCCACGATCGTGGGAGTCTCCCGCACCGTTCCCATCAAAGACGGGGCCCCTGCGCTCGGCACTTGGCAGAGCATCTTCTTCTGCGAATTCGACGGCCCACGCAGAAGAGAAATCTACGTGACGACGTTGGGGAAGGCGTGA